The genomic region tgcagggcatgctgtgatgtgatatggtcaagacatgttgtgatataatttgttgtatgagatgatcatgtttcgttaaagttatcggcaactggcaggagccttatggttatctctttattgcataaagatgcaagcgccataaaattgctttactttatcgctatgcgatagcaatagttgcaaaagcaatagttggcgagacgaccatgtgacgacacgttgatagagatcaagatgatggagatcatggtgtcatgccggcgacgatggagatcatgacgatactttggagatggagatcgaaggcacaggatgataatggccatatcatgtcacatattttgattgcatatgatgtttatcttttatgcatcttatttttcttagtacgacagtagcattataagatgatccctcactaaatttcaaggtataagtgttctccctgagtatgcaccgttgcgatagttcgtcgtgccgagacaccacgtgacgatcgggtgtgataagctctgcgttcacatacaatgggtgcaagacagttttgcacacgcgaaatacttgggttaaacttgacgagtctagcatatgcagatatggcctcggaacagtgagaccgaaaggtcgagcgtgaatcatatagaagatatgatcaacatagtgatgttcaccattgaaaactactccatctcacgtgatgatcggacatggtttagttgatatggatcacgtgatcacttagatgattagagggatgcctatctaagtgtgagttcttaagtaatatgattaattgaactttaatttatcatgaactaagtcctggtggtttttgcatatctatgttgtagatcaatagttcgtgtatagctcccctattttatttttgatatgttcctagagaaaaataagttgaaagatgatagtagcaatgatgcggactgggtccgtgatttgaggattatcctcattgttgcacataagaattatgtccttgatgcaccgctaggtcacggacctattgcaggagcagatgcagatgttatgaatgtttggcaagctcggtatgatgactacttgatagtttactgcgccatgctttacggcttagaaccgggacttcaaaaaccgtTTTGAACAccatagagcatataagatgttccaagagctgaaattggtatttcaggctcatgtccgagtcgagaggtatgagacctctgacaagtactttgcttacaagatggaggagaatagctcaaccagtgagtaggtgctcagaatgtctgagtactacaatcgcttgaatcaagtgggagttaatattccagataagatagtgattgatagagttatctagtcactatcaccaagttactggaacttcgtgatgaactataatatgcaagggatgacaaaaacgatacccaagctcttcgtgatgctgaaatcaacgaaggtagaattcaagaaagagcatcaagtgttgatggctaataagaccactagtttcaagaaaaaaggggcaaaggaaaagaaagggaacttcaaataatggcaagcaagttgccactctcgtgaagaaacccaaagctagacctaagccagaaactgagtgcttctactaaaaagggaatggtcactgggagcggaactaccccaaatacttggcggataagaaggatggcaaagttaacaaaggtatatttgatatacagattattgatgtgtactttactagtgttcataatagcccctgggtatatgatactggtttagttgctatcattagtaacttgaaacaggagttacaaaatgaacagaaactagttgagggcaaggtgacgatgtgtgttggaagtgattccaaggttgataagatcaccatcgcacactccctttacctttgggattagttttgaacctaaaataaatgttatttgatgtttgcgttgagcataaatatgattggatcatgtttattgtaatacgattattcatttaagtcaaagaataattgttgttctattacatgaataaaaccttctacggtcatgcactcaatataaatggtttattgaatctcgatcgtagtgatacacatattcataatatttgaagacaaaagatgcaaagttaataatgatagtgcaacttatatgtggcactgccgtttaggtcatattggtgtaaagcgcatgaagaaactccatgctgatgggcttttggaatcacttgatgcttgcgaaccatgcctcatgggcaagatgactaagaccccgttctccggaacaatggagagcaAGCAACTgccttattagaaataatacatactgatgtatgcgatccgatgagtgttgaggctcgcggcaggtatcgttattttctgaccttcacagatgatttgagcagatatgggtatatctacttgatgaaacataagtctgaaacatttgaaaagttcaaggaatttcagagtgaagtgggaaatcatcgtaacaagaaaataaaatttctatgatctgatcgcggagacgaatatttgagtaacgagttttgtcttcatttgaaacaatgtggaatagtttcgcaactcacgccacctggaacaccatagcgtaatggtgtgtccgaacgtcataacagtactttattagatatggtgcgatctatgatgtctcttaccgatttatcactatcgttttggggttatgcattagagacagctgcattcacgttaaatagggcaccatctaaatccattgagacgacaccatatgaactgtggtttagcaagaaacctaagctgtcgtctcttaaagtttagggctatgatgcttatgtgaaaaagtttcaacctgataagctcgaacccaaatcggagaaatgcgtcttcataggatacccaaaggaaactgttgggtacaccttctatcacagattcgaaggcaagatattcgttgctaataatggatcctttctagagaagaaatttctctcgaaagaagtgagtgggaggaatgtagaacttgatgaggtaattgtaccttctcccgaattggaaagtagttcatcacagaaatcagttctagtgattcatACGCCAATTTGTGTGGAAGCTAATgaggatgatcatgaaacttcagatcaagttgctaccgaacctcgtaggtcaaccagagtatggtccgcaccagagtggtacggtaatcctttctggaagtcatgttactagaccatgacgaacctacgaactatgaggaagcgatgatgagcctagattccgcaaaatggctcgaggccatgaaatctaagatgggatccaaaagggtggactttggttgacttacccaatgatcggcaagccattgagaataaatggatcttcaagaggaagacagacgctgatagtagtattactgtatacaaagctcgaattgtcgcaaaaggttttcgacaagttcaagatgttgactatgatgagtttttctcactcgcagcgatgcttaagtctgtccgaatcatgttagcaattgccacattttatgaaatctggcaaatggatgtcaaaactgcattccttaatggatttcttaaaggagagttgtatatgatgcaacaagaaggttttgacaatcctaaaggtgctaacaaagtgtggaagctccaacgatccatctatggactggtgcaaccatctcggagttggaatatatgctttgataaagtgatcaaagcatatggttttatacagacttgcggtgaagcctatatttacaaggaagtgagtgggagcactgcagcctttctgataagtgtatgtgaatgacatattgttgatcggaaatgatgtagaattttctggaaagcataaaggagtttttcaaagaaagacctcggtgaagctacttacatattgagcatcaagatctatagatatagatcaagacacttgatgtatttttcaatgagtacacaccttgacaagattttgaagtagttcaaaatggaatagtcaaagaaggagttcttgcctgtgttgcaaggtgtgaagttgagtaaagactcaaacccgaccacggcagaaaatagaaagagaatgaaaagtcattccctatgcctcagccataggttctataaagtatactatgctgtgtaccagacctattgtgtacctcaccaagagtttggcaagagggtacaatagtgatccaggagtggatcaccagacatcggtcaaaattatccttagtggaataaggatatgtttctcggttatggaggtgacaaaaagttcgccgtaaagagttacgtcgatgcaagttttgacaccgatatggATGActgagtcttaatctggatacatattgaaagtgggagcaattagctagagtagctccgtgcagagctttgtagacatagaaaaatttgcaaaatacatacgactccgaatgtggcagacccgttgactaaatttctctcacgagcaaaacatgatcactctttgcgtgttaatcacatagcgatgtgaactggattattgactctagtaaaccctttgggtattagtcacatggagatgtgaactaatcacataaagatgtgaactattgggtgttaagtcacatgacaatgtgaactagattattgactctagcgcaagtgggagactgaaggaaatatgccctataggcaataataaagttgttatttatatttccttatatcgtgataaatgtttattattcatgctagaattgtattaaccggaaacttgatacatgtgtgaatacatagacaaacagagtgtccctagtatgcctctacttgactagctcgttaaccaaagatggttaagtttcctagccatagacatgtgttgtcatttgatgaacgagatcacatcattagataatgatgtgatggacaagacccgtctgttagcttagcactatgattgtttagtttgttgctattgctttctttatgacttatacatgttcctatgactatgagttatacaactcccggatatcggaggaacacttagtgtgctatcaaacgtcacaacgtaactgggtgattataaagatgctctacaggtgtatccgatggtgtttattgagtcggcatagatcgagattaggatttgtcactccgattgtcggagaggtatctctgggccttctcggtaatgctaatcactataagccttgcaagcaatgtgactaaagagttagttacgggatgatgcattacggaacgagtaaagagacttgccgataacgagattgaactaggtatgaggataccaacgatcaaatctcgggcaagtaacataccgatgacaaaggaaacaacgtatgttgttatgcggtttgaccgataaagatcttcgtagaatatgtagaagccaatatgagcatccaggttccgctattggttattgaccggagatgtgtcttggtcatgtctacatagttttcgaacccgtagggtccgcacgcttaacgttcgatgatgatttgtatcatgagttatgtgatttgatgtaccgaaggttgttcggagtcccggatgagatcacggacatgacgaggagtctcaaaatggtcgagacgtaaaaatcgatatattggaaggctatattcggacatcagaaaggttccgagtgattcgggtatttttcggagtaccagagagttacgggaattcgccaggggaagtagtgggccttaatgggccatacgggaaaggagataggggcctcaaggggtggcccccccatggcaagtccgaattggactagggagggggcggtgcccccctctctttccttctccctctcctactccttccctctctctcctcttggaaaaaggaaggggactccaactaggattgggaatcctagttagactccccctataggcgcgcccctcctaggccggcctcctcttccccctcctttatatacgtgggcaggggcaccccaaaggcactccaaattttgtcttagccgtctgcggtgcccccctccatagttttccacctcggtcatattgtcatagtgcttatgcgaagccctgcgtcgataacttcatcatcaccgtcaccacgctgtcatgctgacgaaactcttcctcggcctcaactggatcaagagttcgagggacgccaccgagctgaacatgtgcagatcgcggaggtgccgtgtgttcggtacttggatcggttggatcgcgaagacgttcgactacatcaaccgcattactaaacgcttccgcttttggtctatgagggtacgtatacACATTCTCCCttgtcattgctatgcatctcctagatagatcttgcgtgatcgtaggattttttttgaaatactgcgttccccaacacaccaCGCCATAGCCTCAGCGGACAAGCCACATATGGCCTCGTGGCGGCGCGTCAACGAAGGGCTTGCGCATTCGTCGCGGCGTTCCGACGCCAGATGGAGTGCACCGCCTCCGGTGAGGCAGCGACGACGCACCGCGCGCTGGATCCAGGCGCCATTGGGCTGAGGCGATGGCTTCTCGGCAGATCGAGTCCGACCGCTGTCGGGCATTCTCCTAACGTACGCGGCGAAGCGCAATGCGAACGACCATCTCCTCCTCGGGCCCAACTGGGACGATGTCCTAGTTCATAGATCGGCTGACAACAGACTCAGACCCATTGCCGGCCATGCCAGAGAAGGTCGGAGTTCGTGGAAAGTGAGCTTGGAGGCAGGGGGTGATGGAGTGGCTAGGATTTGATCTCGGAGCAAATGAGGATGAATACATGCAGGGTCAGGGTGGGCCAACGTGGTCCAGATCCGACCTGACGGACGTGCCCGGGCCTCCCATATCCGCCCTAGAAttaggctgcatatgaggggtgtcggtcagcccaagcgtttgaggccggtttgaggTGCCCGGTTGGGTCGTACTTTTTGGACCGGTACCGGCCGACCATCCGGGTGTTTGAGGAGGGTTTGAGACGTCCGACTGCAGATGCTTTAATTTTCCATAGAAGATAATAAATCTAACTGTTGCTGTAATTCCGTGGTATTTACTCGATCATACATTTCAACTTTACATATTTCGGTTGGAGATGCTCGGCAGTTTTGGCTTTGACGAAGCGCCATTTCGGTGCCGCTTACACGTGGGGTCTTATCCAAAGCGTGGCATTTGTGTCCAAGTGCAAGAAAGAAATATGCCATTTTCTCTAGACCATCCTGTACCTTGCTTTCGTCTTCCTCGCCCCGAGCCTCGGCCCTCCTGACCTAACCAATCCGACCCAAGGCGGCTCCATCTCTCCTAGACTGTACCACGCCGTGCCCTGCCGTAGCACTGCGTTACCGCCGACGCCTCACCCCCACCCCTCCGCACCCCCACTCCCACAACCCCTCCGCCCCTCTCACGCGCCTCGCCTCCATCGCCGTCCCCGTTCTTCCCTGTCGCCGAATTTCGTCCCTGCTGTCCCCGCCCCGTCCGCAATCTCGGGCCATTGGGTTTTGAGGTATGAGGGTTGTTCCCAATCAGAGATTTGTTAAATCCCACTCACCAATCGCAATTTCTGGGTGTACCGGTGCGCACCATCTAGATCCGCCCCTGCTTACGgatccctgattttttttctgcttgtttttggaaaTAGGTCCCAGGGATTGGCGTCTGGAATGCAATGGTGGGTATAGCCTGACCGTCCAGAGCCCGAAAGAAGAGCACATTTCTCGTTCCAATCTCGGTTTTCTTGGATTTCGATTCGTTTGTTCAGGGCCGGCCGAGATGGACGACGACGGCAGCTTGAGCATTCGGAATTGGGGCTTCTATGAGACGATGAAAGGCAACCTCGGCCTGCAGCTGATGCCATCTGTGGCCGGCGGCCACCGGGACACTAAGCCGCTGCTCCCCAACGGCACCTTCTTGCAGCACCACAACGCCCTGCACCACCCGCCACATTCACATCACCCCCGCGACTATGGTAACGGCGAACCCTCTGGTGGCATGCCCACCGAGCCGCCGGCTATTCACATGGATTTTGTGCGCAATGAGGCCTGGATGCACCCCTCGCAGCATCAGCATCAGCAGCAGCACCAGCACCATCACCAGAACCAACATCAACAGCAGCATCAGCATCAGCATCAACATTCCCGTGAGCAGAAGGTCCTTCATGCTGTTCCTCTTGGGCCTGCTGGACATATTGGACATCCTGGACATGCTGTGCATCACCACCCTACAGGTTTTGGGATGATGCCAGATGCGCGTGGTGCGCACACTCTCCAGATGATGCAGCCACAGGAGCCTCCTGTGCCCGAGGAGGAAAAAATTGCCCCACCGTTGGTTGAAGAGCATTCTGTGGTAGGAAGCAAGCCTCCGGTAAAGAAGAGGCAGCAAGGTCGTCAGCCTAAGTTGCCGAAGCCGAAGAAGCCTAAGAAGGTTGCTACTCCAGGGGAAGATGGGGCACCCAAGGCCCGTGCACCCCGAAGCAGGGGTCCTCTTAAGCCTGTGGAAATGGTAATTAATGGTATTGATTTTGACATTTCAAGGATACCAACACCTGTGTGCTCATGCACTGGAGCTCCCCAGCAATGCTACCGGTGGGGTGCAGGTGGCTGGCAGTCTGCATGCTGCACAACTTCTATTTCGACATACCCGCTGCCAATGAACACAAAGCGCCGGGGCGCACGTATTGCTGGAAGGAAGATGAGCCAAGGTGCATTCAAAAAGGTTCTTGAGAAGCTAGCTGGTGAAGGGTACAACCTTAATAATCCAATTGACTTGAAGACCTTCTGGGCCAAGCATGGCACAAACAAGTTTGTAACAATCAGGTAAGAGACATGCTATGTTGATCGCCTTGTAGGCTCCAACACTGCAGTTTGGTCTGAGTTATTCTCTGTACCTGCTCTTGCCAATCTGTAGGCGTCTTTAGAAGTAGCTTGTAGCCATGTTCAGTTTCCCGGACTTAATTTACATGCCTATTTCGAGCTTCAGCTGTGAAGTAGGAAGCCTGTCTGTATCTGTCATGTCAATTTAGAAGTTGTAGTGTAATGGCAACAGTTTTTCTGATTTAGTTAGCATTTAATGCTTCAATGTCTGTTATGACCTGGATGTTTATGGCTTCATGTAGAGGTTTTCTCCATTAAAGTTGAAAGATAATCACTACCTCTTCTAGGGCTAGTTATCATTTAATTTGGCATTTCTTTACATCTGCCAAGTTTATATATGAAATACTCGCATGACTCATGCGGTTCTTATCTTTGACCTGCTATTAAGCTTGTGCTCCATGGATCTAAGCAAGTAAAATGCCTAATAGTTTCTCATTGTTCCGATGTGGTGTTACTATGCGCTGAACCGAGTATTTTTATTTGTGTGCCTCTACCTTGATACCTTGGGAATTATTATAGCAACTGCTCACCAAGGCTTGCATATCTTGACTCAATATGTGTAGTATTTTCCTTTTGAAATAGCATGAACTTTAACTTGTGTGGTGTTTGATTGCCCTTTCTCTTAGAATTATGCAAGGGAGTATATTTATAAGTTATGTGTAAAAGTCTTGCAAGTTAAAAAGAACATGACAAATGAAAACAGAAGAGAAAGAAAAACATCACCAGCAAGTGGACAGACAACTACTGCTGCACAGCGTACTACCTGAGTGCCCCCAAGAGTGAAAGATTTGCTACCAAAGGTCAGTAAGATCCTGCAAAGGTGTGGCCGGGCCTCCTTGGGAAAAAACCTTTCCTTCCTTTCCTTTCATAGGTGCCATGGGCCCAAAATGATGAAGCTGTCCATACATTTTCCTTTCTGAAAGATCTGGGAGTCCCTATCCTCTTGCCACCAGTGTTACAGTTCACTATCAAGAGAGGGTGTTGCATTTAAGACCAGTCCATCTGTAGTTTAAGAAGTTTAATTATAGCGACTTTCTATAACAAAATCCGAGTTGTTGAAATCTGATTACATGGCTTTCTGTCAACATCTTACTAGCTTAGTAGGTTTCCAGAAGTACGAGGATAGATGTTTGCTCAGGGTTCAGTATTTGGAAATCGAGGTTTCGTTGTGGCATCTGTTTGCAAATATTTATCTATACTTAGAAACTGATTAGGTTTGATTGCAACGAGGGAAAAAAACACGGGTAGCAAAACTAAGTAATATGCAGATTGTTTGGTTTAGCCATTGAACAAAAGCCCATTTGCTTGCCAGCTCTGGTTTGTTTCTTCTTTTAGCCAACAGACATGATGAACTACTACCAATCCTTTTGCATTTACGTTCGTTGGCTTTCTGAAAGCACTTTTCCGTTTCTATTTTTGTGCGTTTCAGTCATCTTAAGATCTACTACCACAGTGCAGAAAGCGCTTTCTTATTTCTATTTTTGGATGTATCAGTTACTTGACCATCCTAAAAGCGCTTGTCTGCTTCTACCATTCtatgtattactccctccgttccgaattacttgtcttagatttgtctagatacggaggtatctagcactaaaataagtctagatatatctgtatctagacaaataattcggaacggagggagtactccctccgtttttatttagttcgcgtattagctttggtcaaagtcaagctttgtaaactttgaccaattttataaacaaaaatattaacatatatgaTAACAAATCAAcatcattagatttattattgaatgtactttcacatagtataaatttgttatggtaaatgtttatattattttctataaacttgatcaaactttacgaagtttgacttg from Triticum aestivum cultivar Chinese Spring chromosome 4A, IWGSC CS RefSeq v2.1, whole genome shotgun sequence harbors:
- the LOC123085222 gene encoding protein Barley B recombinant, with the protein product MDDDGSLSIRNWGFYETMKGNLGLQLMPSVAGGHRDTKPLLPNGTFLQHHNALHHPPHSHHPRDYGNGEPSGGMPTEPPAIHMDFVRNEAWMHPSQHQHQQQHQHHHQNQHQQQHQHQHQHSREQKVLHAVPLGPAGHIGHPGHAVHHHPTGFGMMPDARGAHTLQMMQPQEPPVPEEEKIAPPLVEEHSVVGSKPPVKKRQQGRQPKLPKPKKPKKVATPGEDGAPKARAPRSRGPLKPVEMVINGIDFDISRIPTPVCSCTGAPQQCYRWGAGGWQSACCTTSISTYPLPMNTKRRGARIAGRKMSQGAFKKVLEKLAGEGYNLNNPIDLKTFWAKHGTNKFVTIR